In the genome of Deinococcus sp. YIM 134068, one region contains:
- the purB gene encoding adenylosuccinate lyase, protein MIERYLTPEMKALWSEASKYRAWLRVELAAMGAQAAHGEVPPSAFGALTARAEADPLDDAFAVRVAEIEAVTRHDIVAFTRALTERYGEEARFIHHGLTSTDVVDTAQNLLLDEALGLIEADVRALREVCRAQAVAHRHTPTVGRTHGIHAEPMTFGLKFLNWMATLDRDLERLAAARGRVRVVMLSGSVGTYAHVSPRIEEEVAAAWGWQAAPVTNQTLARDRHAEVLSALAILGTTLEKIAVEIRHLQRSEVREAMEPFGKGQTGSSSMPHKKNPILTENVTGFARLLRGFLVTGLENVALWHERDISHSSAERVILPDATSAASYATRRLTGVLEGLVIFPERMLRNLNDLGGLVFSQRVLHALIDEKGMSREAAYDLVQRHALRSWETGEGLRDLLRSDSENPLSEAELDDAFDLGWYLRHVGEIYGRFGL, encoded by the coding sequence GTGATCGAGCGTTACCTGACCCCCGAGATGAAGGCGCTGTGGAGCGAGGCGAGCAAGTACCGCGCGTGGCTGCGGGTGGAACTCGCCGCGATGGGGGCACAGGCGGCCCACGGCGAGGTTCCGCCCTCCGCCTTCGGGGCTTTGACCGCCCGCGCCGAGGCCGACCCCCTCGACGACGCCTTCGCCGTCCGGGTCGCCGAGATCGAGGCGGTCACGCGACACGACATCGTGGCCTTCACCCGCGCGCTGACCGAGCGGTACGGCGAGGAGGCCCGCTTCATCCACCACGGGCTGACGAGTACGGACGTGGTGGACACGGCGCAGAACCTGCTGCTGGACGAGGCGCTGGGGCTGATCGAGGCGGACGTGCGAGCCTTGCGGGAGGTCTGCCGTGCCCAGGCGGTCGCGCACCGGCACACGCCCACGGTGGGCCGCACCCACGGCATCCACGCCGAGCCGATGACCTTCGGCCTGAAGTTCCTGAACTGGATGGCGACGCTCGACCGCGACCTGGAGCGGCTGGCGGCGGCGCGGGGCCGGGTCCGGGTCGTCATGCTCTCCGGGTCGGTGGGCACCTACGCGCACGTCTCGCCGCGCATCGAGGAGGAGGTCGCCGCCGCGTGGGGCTGGCAGGCCGCGCCCGTCACCAACCAGACGCTCGCGCGCGACCGCCACGCGGAAGTTCTGAGTGCGCTCGCCATCCTCGGCACGACGCTGGAGAAGATCGCCGTCGAAATCCGGCACCTCCAGCGTTCCGAGGTGCGCGAGGCGATGGAACCGTTCGGCAAGGGGCAGACGGGCAGTTCGTCCATGCCGCACAAGAAGAATCCGATCCTGACCGAGAACGTGACCGGCTTCGCCCGGTTGCTGCGCGGCTTCCTCGTCACCGGGCTGGAGAACGTCGCCCTGTGGCACGAGCGCGACATCAGCCACTCCAGCGCCGAACGCGTCATCCTCCCCGACGCGACGAGCGCGGCGAGCTACGCCACCCGCCGCCTGACGGGCGTGCTGGAGGGCCTCGTGATCTTCCCCGAACGGATGCTGCGGAACCTGAACGACCTCGGCGGGCTGGTCTTCAGTCAGCGGGTCCTCCACGCCCTCATCGACGAGAAGGGCATGAGCCGGGAGGCGGCCTACGACCTCGTGCAGCGCCACGCGTTGAGGAGCTGGGAGACGGGCGAGGGCCTGCGCGACCTGTTGAGGAGTGACTCGGAGAACCCCTTGAGCGAGGCTGAACTCGACGACGCCTTCGACCTGGGGTGGTATCTGCGGCACGTGGGGGAGATTTACGGGCGATTCGGGTTATAA
- a CDS encoding PQQ-dependent sugar dehydrogenase: MWSRTKTTLLVGALSLVGVAGAQTPDLTVPNGFKVTVFAQGFEQPRFMAVAPNGDVFVSDPRAGTVTVLPDRDGNGQADGRTVFASGLNRPHGLAFHNGFLYVANTDGVVRLAYRSGDTRASGGPRTVVRLPPNGGHWTRTVEFGPDGRMYVSTGSTCNVCVEEDGRRAAVWVYDADGGNGKPYATGLRNAVGLEWYGGALYATNNGRDMLGDNIPPEGFYRTRAGGFYGWPYCYTTRAGQPQVWDKDFGQRSADVCKAATPAFALTTAHSAPLGLAFYHGKTFPQNYRGKMFAALHGSWNRSTRSGYKVVTVDPETGRVTDFLTGFLRGQTVLGRPVDLVVARDGSLLLTDDGEGRVYRIQYTGG, encoded by the coding sequence ATGTGGAGCAGAACGAAAACGACGTTGCTGGTGGGTGCCCTCTCCCTCGTCGGGGTGGCCGGGGCGCAGACCCCCGACCTGACGGTGCCGAACGGCTTCAAGGTGACGGTCTTCGCGCAGGGCTTCGAGCAACCGCGTTTCATGGCGGTCGCGCCGAACGGGGACGTGTTCGTCTCGGACCCGCGCGCCGGGACGGTGACGGTACTGCCCGACCGGGACGGGAACGGGCAGGCGGACGGCAGGACGGTCTTCGCGTCGGGTCTCAACCGCCCGCACGGGCTGGCCTTCCATAACGGCTTCCTGTACGTGGCGAACACGGATGGAGTGGTGCGCCTCGCGTACCGGTCGGGCGACACGCGGGCGAGCGGCGGCCCGCGCACCGTCGTCCGTCTGCCCCCGAACGGCGGACACTGGACGCGCACGGTGGAGTTCGGCCCCGACGGGCGGATGTACGTCTCCACTGGAAGCACCTGCAACGTCTGCGTGGAGGAGGACGGGCGACGCGCCGCCGTGTGGGTCTACGACGCGGACGGCGGGAACGGCAAGCCCTACGCGACGGGCCTGCGGAATGCGGTCGGGCTGGAGTGGTACGGCGGTGCCCTGTACGCCACCAACAACGGGCGCGACATGCTCGGCGACAATATCCCGCCGGAGGGCTTCTACCGGACGCGGGCGGGCGGCTTCTACGGCTGGCCGTACTGCTACACCACGCGGGCGGGACAGCCCCAGGTCTGGGACAAGGACTTCGGGCAGAGGAGCGCCGACGTGTGCAAGGCGGCCACCCCCGCCTTCGCCCTGACGACCGCGCACTCGGCACCGCTGGGCCTCGCCTTCTATCACGGCAAGACCTTCCCGCAGAACTACCGGGGAAAGATGTTCGCCGCCCTGCATGGAAGCTGGAACCGCAGCACCAGGAGCGGCTACAAGGTCGTCACGGTAGACCCGGAGACGGGCCGCGTCACGGACTTCCTGACCGGCTTCCTGCGTGGACAGACTGTGCTGGGCCGACCCGTGGACCTCGTGGTGGCGCGTGACGGCTCGCTGCTGCTGACAGACGACGGCGAGGGGCGGGTGTACCGGATTCAGTACACGGGGGGCTAG
- a CDS encoding DUF1572 family protein: MTPPDSTLADLYLSDVRGRMRGVKALGEGALAQLTDGEVDTVLSPGGNSAGVLVRHLAGNMRSRWGGLRSGYVAGAEGETLGRDRDAEFGDAHLTLPELWAEWEDGWRVFLEALDHLAPADLTRTLTIRGEAHTVLEAIQRQVAHYSGHVYQLVFLVKTLQGEEWETLSIPRGGSAAFNVEMRERHGLS, from the coding sequence ATGACCCCTCCCGACTCCACCCTCGCCGACCTCTACCTCTCCGACGTGCGCGGGCGGATGCGTGGCGTGAAGGCGCTCGGGGAGGGGGCGCTCGCCCAACTGACAGACGGCGAGGTGGACACCGTGCTGTCGCCGGGTGGGAACAGCGCCGGGGTCCTCGTGCGGCATCTGGCGGGCAACATGCGCTCACGCTGGGGCGGCCTGCGCTCGGGCTACGTGGCAGGGGCGGAGGGCGAGACACTGGGGCGCGACCGGGACGCCGAGTTCGGGGATGCTCATCTCACCCTGCCGGAGCTGTGGGCCGAGTGGGAGGACGGGTGGAGGGTGTTTCTGGAGGCGCTGGACCACCTCGCACCCGCCGATCTCACCCGGACGCTGACGATCCGGGGCGAAGCCCACACGGTTCTGGAGGCCATTCAGCGGCAGGTCGCACACTACAGCGGGCACGTCTACCAACTCGTCTTTCTCGTCAAGACGTTGCAGGGTGAGGAGTGGGAGACGCTGAGCATCCCACGCGGCGGGTCGGCGGCATTCAACGTGGAGATGCGGGAGCGGCACGGCTTGTCTTGA
- the aroA gene encoding 3-phosphoshikimate 1-carboxyvinyltransferase translates to MTTDGLPERFDILVHPARELRGELRAQPSKNYTTRYLLAAALAEGETRVVGVATSEDAEAMLGCLRNWGAGVERVGEDAVVRGFGASPRAGVTLNSGNAGAVARFLMGVAALTTDTTFVTDYADSLGRRPQGDLLEALERLGARVTSRDGRLPITISGPVRGGLVQISAERSSQYASALMFLAPLLPDGLDLRLTGQIKSHAPLRQTLDTLAAFGVTASASEDLSRVTIPGGQTYRAGRVLVPGDYPGSAAILTAAALLPGEVTVTNLRADDLQGEREAVDVLREMGADIVREGDRVTVRGGRPLHAVTRDGDGFTDAVQALTAAAASAEGVTTWENVATLRLKECDRISDTRRELQRLGLTVSETHDSLTVTGTSRLAGGVTADGHGDHRMIMLLTLLGLRADSPLRVTGAHHIRKSYPGFFGHLEALGARFEYVEATAKV, encoded by the coding sequence ATGACCACCGACGGCCTGCCCGAGCGTTTCGACATCCTGGTTCACCCCGCCCGCGAGTTGCGCGGCGAGTTGCGGGCGCAGCCGAGCAAGAATTACACGACCCGCTACCTCCTCGCGGCGGCGCTGGCAGAGGGCGAGACCCGCGTGGTCGGCGTGGCGACGAGCGAGGACGCGGAGGCGATGCTGGGCTGCCTGCGCAACTGGGGCGCGGGCGTGGAGCGGGTCGGGGAGGACGCCGTGGTGCGCGGCTTCGGGGCGAGTCCCCGTGCGGGCGTGACCCTTAACTCTGGCAACGCGGGTGCCGTCGCCCGGTTCCTGATGGGTGTGGCGGCGCTGACCACGGACACGACCTTCGTGACCGACTACGCCGACTCGCTGGGGCGCAGGCCGCAGGGCGACTTGCTGGAGGCGCTGGAGCGGTTAGGCGCTCGGGTCACGAGCCGGGACGGGCGACTTCCCATCACGATCAGCGGCCCGGTGCGCGGTGGCTTGGTCCAGATCAGCGCCGAACGCTCCAGCCAGTACGCCTCCGCGCTGATGTTCCTCGCGCCGCTGCTGCCAGACGGGCTGGACCTGCGGCTCACGGGTCAGATCAAGAGCCATGCCCCGCTGCGGCAGACGCTCGACACGCTCGCGGCCTTTGGCGTCACGGCGAGCGCGTCGGAGGACCTGAGCCGCGTCACCATCCCCGGCGGGCAGACGTACCGGGCGGGCCGCGTCCTCGTGCCCGGTGACTATCCCGGCAGCGCGGCGATTCTGACGGCGGCGGCCCTCCTCCCCGGCGAGGTGACGGTGACGAACCTGCGGGCGGACGACCTTCAGGGCGAGCGCGAGGCCGTGGACGTGCTGCGCGAGATGGGCGCGGACATCGTGCGGGAGGGCGACCGGGTGACGGTGCGCGGCGGGCGGCCCCTGCACGCCGTCACGCGCGACGGGGACGGCTTCACCGACGCGGTGCAGGCGCTGACCGCCGCCGCCGCATCCGCCGAGGGCGTCACGACGTGGGAGAACGTGGCGACCCTGCGCCTCAAGGAGTGCGACCGCATCAGCGACACGCGGCGGGAGTTGCAGCGCCTCGGCCTGACGGTGAGCGAGACGCATGACAGCCTCACGGTGACGGGCACATCCCGGCTGGCGGGCGGCGTCACGGCGGACGGGCACGGCGACCACCGGATGATCATGCTGCTCACCCTGCTGGGGCTGCGGGCCGACTCTCCCCTGCGCGTCACGGGCGCGCACCACATCCGCAAGAGCTACCCCGGCTTCTTCGGGCATCTGGAGGCGCTGGGGGCACGGTTCGAGTACGTGGAGGCGACGGCAAAGGTGTAG
- a CDS encoding phage holin family protein, whose translation MGFLIRLLVNALALYLVTRVYTGVTFAPGAGAGSVLLAALVLGVVNALIRPVLLLLSLPVNVLTLGLFTLVVNGVVLWLVAGVTALDVASFGASIIGALVLALISWILDLILGASGLDGGRD comes from the coding sequence ATGGGCTTCCTCATTCGACTGCTCGTGAATGCGCTGGCGCTGTACCTCGTGACGCGGGTGTACACGGGTGTCACCTTCGCGCCGGGGGCGGGGGCGGGGTCGGTCCTGCTCGCCGCGCTCGTGCTGGGGGTGGTCAACGCCCTCATCCGACCCGTGCTGCTGCTCCTGAGTCTGCCGGTGAACGTGCTGACGCTGGGCCTGTTCACGCTGGTGGTGAACGGCGTGGTGCTGTGGCTGGTGGCGGGCGTGACGGCGCTGGACGTGGCGAGCTTCGGGGCGTCGATCATCGGGGCGCTCGTGCTGGCGCTCATCTCGTGGATTCTCGACCTCATCCTGGGGGCGTCGGGGCTGGACGGGGGCCGCGATTGA
- a CDS encoding saccharopine dehydrogenase family protein: MSRVIIIGAGGVGNVVAKKCAQNDSVFTEVLLASRTVSKCDKIVAEIHEHFPQSKTRFTTAAVDADNVPELAALIRSFGPELVINVALPYQDLTIMDACLETGVHYLDTANYEPRDVAKFEYHWQWAYRERFEAAGLMALLGCGFDPGATNVFTAHHAKHHFQEIHYLDIVDCNNGNHGKAFATNFNPEINIREITANGRYWENGEWVETRPLEIAQDIYYPKVATRKSFVLYHEELESLVLNFPTIKRARFWMTFGEAYIKHLSVLEAVGMTSIEPINFQGMKIAPIEFLKAVLPAPESLAEGYTGQTCIGVQARGVGKDGEPDRVHFVYNVKDHAECYREVQAQGVSYTTGVPAMIGAMLMLRGTWFKPGVHNVEEFDPDPFIAGMNTWGLPVDELAGIQLVLD, translated from the coding sequence ATGAGCCGAGTCATCATCATTGGGGCGGGCGGCGTGGGCAACGTCGTCGCCAAGAAGTGCGCCCAGAACGACAGCGTGTTCACGGAGGTGCTGCTCGCCAGCCGCACCGTGAGCAAGTGCGACAAGATCGTAGCCGAGATTCACGAACACTTTCCGCAGAGCAAAACGCGCTTCACGACCGCCGCCGTGGACGCCGACAACGTGCCCGAACTCGCCGCGCTGATCCGCTCCTTCGGGCCGGAACTCGTCATCAACGTGGCGCTGCCCTACCAGGACCTCACGATCATGGACGCCTGCCTGGAGACGGGCGTGCATTACCTCGACACCGCCAACTACGAGCCGCGTGACGTGGCGAAGTTCGAGTACCACTGGCAATGGGCCTACCGCGAACGCTTCGAGGCGGCGGGGCTGATGGCCCTCCTCGGCTGCGGCTTCGACCCCGGCGCGACGAACGTCTTCACCGCCCACCACGCCAAACACCACTTTCAGGAAATTCACTACCTCGACATCGTGGACTGCAACAACGGCAACCACGGCAAGGCGTTCGCCACCAACTTCAACCCGGAGATCAACATCCGCGAGATCACCGCGAACGGGCGCTACTGGGAGAACGGCGAGTGGGTGGAGACCCGGCCCCTCGAAATCGCGCAGGACATCTATTACCCGAAGGTCGCCACCCGCAAGAGCTTCGTGCTGTACCACGAGGAACTCGAATCGCTGGTGCTCAACTTCCCGACGATCAAACGCGCCCGCTTCTGGATGACCTTCGGGGAGGCGTACATCAAGCACCTCTCCGTCCTGGAGGCGGTCGGCATGACGAGCATCGAGCCGATCAACTTCCAGGGCATGAAGATCGCGCCCATCGAGTTCCTGAAGGCGGTGCTGCCCGCGCCCGAATCGCTGGCGGAGGGCTACACCGGGCAAACGTGCATCGGCGTGCAGGCGCGCGGAGTCGGCAAGGACGGCGAGCCGGACAGGGTTCACTTCGTCTACAACGTCAAGGACCATGCCGAGTGCTACCGCGAGGTGCAGGCGCAGGGCGTCTCGTACACGACGGGGGTGCCCGCCATGATCGGCGCGATGCTGATGCTGAGGGGGACGTGGTTCAAACCCGGTGTTCACAACGTCGAGGAGTTCGACCCCGACCCCTTCATCGCCGGGATGAACACGTGGGGCTTGCCTGTGGACGAACTGGCCGGGATTCAACTCGTGCTGGACTGA
- a CDS encoding DHH family phosphoesterase has protein sequence MIGMNGAAPTYAQEVAAVAAKLRDHPGPIVVLSHENPDGDALGSVLGLARALRRLGKTVLAPMDVPRYLRFLPGPGELGEPLAEWPEGALAAVLDVDNNDPARVAGADLATFAGEVVNVDHHGTNRRRAAALLVDPAQPATAMMVADLVDALGVPWSEEIATPLMLGLNTDTGSFRFSSVTPATFESAARLLAHGARLGWINEQLGQNPRTYYLLLREVLGTLEFGHGGRVVLARVDEAMLERAGASWEDVESYSGLLRNAEGADLAVIAKDYGDRVKLSLRSRGNVSAQNIAVALGGGGHVPAAGASVPLPYSEMRTQLDAAIGAELARADALAAGG, from the coding sequence ATGATCGGCATGAACGGCGCTGCCCCCACCTACGCCCAGGAGGTCGCGGCGGTCGCGGCGAAGCTCCGGGACCATCCCGGCCCCATCGTGGTGCTCAGCCACGAGAATCCCGACGGCGACGCGCTGGGCAGCGTCCTGGGCCTCGCGCGGGCGTTGCGTCGCCTCGGCAAGACGGTCCTCGCGCCGATGGACGTGCCGCGCTACCTGCGCTTTCTGCCGGGGCCGGGGGAGCTGGGCGAGCCGCTGGCCGAGTGGCCGGAGGGTGCCCTTGCCGCCGTGCTGGACGTGGACAACAACGACCCCGCGCGGGTGGCGGGCGCGGACCTCGCCACCTTCGCGGGGGAGGTCGTGAACGTGGACCACCACGGCACGAACCGAAGGAGGGCGGCGGCCCTGCTGGTGGACCCCGCCCAGCCCGCCACCGCGATGATGGTCGCCGACCTCGTGGACGCGCTGGGCGTGCCGTGGTCGGAGGAGATCGCCACGCCGCTGATGCTCGGCCTGAACACCGATACGGGGTCGTTCCGCTTCTCCAGCGTGACGCCCGCAACCTTCGAGAGCGCCGCCCGCCTGCTCGCGCACGGGGCGCGGCTGGGCTGGATCAACGAGCAACTGGGCCAGAACCCGCGCACCTACTACCTGCTGCTGCGCGAGGTGCTGGGAACGCTGGAGTTCGGGCACGGCGGGCGGGTGGTCCTCGCGCGGGTGGACGAGGCCATGCTGGAGCGTGCGGGCGCGTCGTGGGAGGACGTGGAGTCGTACTCGGGCCTGCTGAGAAACGCCGAGGGGGCCGACCTCGCCGTGATCGCCAAGGACTACGGCGACCGGGTGAAACTCTCCCTGCGCTCACGGGGCAACGTCAGCGCGCAGAACATCGCCGTGGCGCTCGGCGGGGGCGGACACGTTCCGGCGGCGGGAGCATCGGTGCCCCTCCCCTACTCCGAAATGCGAACACAGTTGGACGCCGCCATCGGGGCCGAACTCGCGCGGGCGGACGCGCTGGCGGCGGGGGGCTGA
- a CDS encoding DegV family protein, translated as MTIAIVTDSTSDLTPEVCGQQGIRSVPLYVLFDGKMNRDGIDIRPADLFKGLKEGKKTPSTSQPSPAEFAAVYGEALESADEVLSIHISGQLSGTVGSARLAAQDFGGRVTVVDSRSASLGLGMPVLRAAGLAREGRPLAEIVAELERVAAKADLRFTVDTLDFLRINGRIGGAQALLGSLLNIKPILTVKTGRVESGGRVRGHKKALADIVDHIRRYSEANGGARVAFLCTLGGEDYLREIRAGVSGVNFVDLGDHQIGAVIATHTGPGTMGAALEPLTA; from the coding sequence ATGACCATCGCCATCGTGACGGACTCCACGAGCGACCTCACTCCCGAGGTCTGTGGGCAACAGGGCATTCGGAGCGTGCCGCTGTACGTGCTGTTCGACGGCAAGATGAACAGGGACGGCATCGACATCCGGCCCGCCGACCTGTTCAAGGGACTGAAGGAGGGCAAGAAGACGCCCAGCACGTCGCAGCCCAGCCCCGCCGAGTTCGCCGCCGTGTACGGGGAGGCGCTGGAGAGCGCGGACGAGGTGCTGAGCATCCACATCAGCGGCCAACTGTCGGGTACGGTGGGGAGCGCGCGGCTGGCGGCGCAGGATTTCGGGGGCCGGGTGACGGTGGTGGACAGCCGCTCGGCGAGCCTGGGGCTGGGAATGCCGGTGCTGCGCGCCGCCGGGCTTGCCCGCGAGGGCCGCCCCCTGGCCGAGATCGTGGCCGAGCTGGAGCGGGTCGCGGCGAAGGCCGACCTCCGCTTCACGGTGGACACGCTCGACTTCCTGCGGATCAACGGGCGCATCGGCGGGGCGCAGGCCCTCCTCGGCAGCCTGCTCAACATCAAGCCCATCCTGACGGTCAAGACCGGACGGGTGGAGTCGGGCGGGCGCGTGCGCGGGCACAAGAAGGCGCTGGCCGACATCGTGGACCACATCCGCCGCTACAGTGAGGCGAACGGCGGCGCGCGGGTGGCCTTTCTCTGCACCCTCGGCGGCGAGGACTACCTGCGCGAAATCCGCGCGGGGGTGAGTGGCGTGAACTTCGTAGACCTCGGCGACCACCAGATCGGGGCCGTGATCGCCACCCACACTGGGCCGGGCACGATGGGCGCGGCGCTGGAACCGCTGACGGCGTAA
- the panC gene encoding pantoate--beta-alanine ligase codes for MTPATTPRLVTTAEDLRTALANAGRVGLVPTMGYLHEGHATLMERARAECDTVVVSVFVNPRQFGPREDLGRYPRDLGRDLHVAGAAGADLLFHPDVGTMYPPGYATNVSVGGVSEPLEGSLRPGHFDGVATVVLKLLNLVRPDRAYFGEKDWQQLAVVRRMVRDLNVPVEVVGVPTVREASGLALSSRNSYLTAGQRERAAVLSKALRAVQTAAMGGERDTARLRQVGLDVLAGEPELTLDYLAVVDGDMAERERVENDPMTRVLVAARMFGVRLIDNLPLLPDAEPDAGAGA; via the coding sequence TTGACTCCGGCGACCACTCCCCGCCTCGTGACCACGGCGGAGGACCTGCGTACGGCGCTGGCGAACGCGGGCCGCGTCGGCCTCGTCCCCACGATGGGGTATCTGCACGAGGGCCACGCCACCCTGATGGAGCGGGCGCGGGCGGAGTGCGATACCGTGGTGGTCAGCGTCTTTGTCAATCCCCGGCAGTTCGGCCCACGGGAGGACCTGGGCCGCTACCCGCGCGACCTGGGCCGTGACCTCCACGTGGCGGGCGCGGCGGGGGCCGACCTGCTCTTCCACCCGGACGTGGGAACGATGTACCCGCCCGGCTACGCCACGAACGTCTCCGTGGGCGGCGTGTCGGAACCGCTGGAGGGCAGCCTGCGGCCCGGCCACTTCGACGGGGTGGCGACGGTGGTGCTCAAGCTGCTGAACCTCGTGCGGCCAGACCGGGCGTACTTCGGGGAGAAGGACTGGCAGCAGCTCGCCGTGGTGCGCCGGATGGTGCGGGACCTCAACGTCCCTGTGGAGGTCGTCGGCGTGCCCACCGTGCGGGAGGCGTCGGGGCTGGCGCTCAGCAGCCGCAACAGCTACCTCACGGCGGGGCAGCGGGAGCGGGCGGCGGTCCTTTCGAAGGCGCTGCGGGCGGTGCAGACGGCGGCGATGGGCGGCGAGCGGGACACGGCGCGGCTGCGTCAGGTGGGGCTGGACGTGCTCGCGGGGGAGCCTGAGCTGACGCTCGACTACCTCGCGGTCGTGGACGGTGACATGGCCGAAAGAGAACGTGTGGAGAATGACCCCATGACCCGCGTGCTCGTGGCCGCCCGGATGTTCGGCGTGAGGCTCATCGACAACCTGCCCCTCCTGCCCGACGCCGAACCGGACGCCGGAGCGGGCGCGTGA
- a CDS encoding OsmC family protein → MTAPDKKTMHVTWLGEQRYVGVSASGHQLLIDNSPLKVGVSPMEALLGALASCTAYDIVEIMKKRRTPLTAYRIEVEGERAETAPKRYTRIVVRHIASGEGLTEEALSKAAHLSHEKYCSVAATLNSEITLETRVE, encoded by the coding sequence ATGACCGCCCCCGACAAGAAGACCATGCACGTCACCTGGCTCGGCGAGCAACGCTACGTCGGCGTCAGCGCGAGCGGGCACCAGCTCCTCATCGACAACAGCCCCCTCAAGGTGGGCGTCTCCCCGATGGAGGCGCTGCTGGGGGCGCTGGCCTCCTGCACCGCCTACGACATCGTGGAAATTATGAAAAAACGCCGCACGCCCCTGACTGCCTACCGCATTGAGGTGGAGGGTGAGCGGGCGGAAACGGCCCCGAAGCGCTACACCCGCATCGTCGTGCGCCACATCGCCAGCGGCGAGGGTCTGACGGAAGAGGCGCTGAGCAAGGCCGCGCACCTCAGCCACGAGAAATACTGCTCGGTGGCGGCGACCCTCAACAGCGAGATCACGCTGGAGACGCGGGTGGAGTGA
- a CDS encoding type IV pilus twitching motility protein PilT codes for MTLDDLLREMVARRVSDVHLQVGSPPMGRVDGALVAFGTQALTPPETRALAQSLLTADQWDDFEYRNEVDLAYSVSGLARFRCNIFRQRGAVGVVMRIVSDTVPGFETLGLPVDVMRDFASAPRGLILVTGPTGSGKTTTLASLVDHINRTYPYNIITLEDPIEILHRNRRSLVVQREIGTDTRDFRTALKYALRQDPDVIMIGEMRDKETVEAALTAAQTGHLVLSTLHTQDAVRSVNRIIDLFPPYERNQIRLLLAESLVGIVSQRLLKRADGLGRVLGTEVLIATPLVRESIKDEEKTALIKDAMIEDNLRGMQTFDQHLVLLYRHRLITMQDALDAATSPHELKLMVNQSGMAY; via the coding sequence GTGACGCTCGACGACCTGCTGCGCGAGATGGTCGCCCGGCGGGTGTCGGACGTTCACCTTCAGGTCGGCAGCCCGCCGATGGGCCGGGTGGACGGGGCGCTCGTGGCCTTTGGGACGCAGGCCTTGACGCCGCCCGAGACCCGCGCGCTCGCGCAGTCGCTGCTGACCGCCGACCAGTGGGACGACTTCGAGTACCGCAACGAGGTGGACCTCGCCTACAGCGTGTCCGGCCTCGCGCGCTTCCGCTGCAACATCTTCCGGCAGCGCGGGGCGGTGGGCGTGGTCATGCGGATCGTCTCCGACACCGTGCCGGGCTTCGAGACGCTCGGCCTCCCGGTGGACGTGATGCGCGATTTCGCCTCGGCCCCGCGCGGCCTGATCCTCGTGACCGGCCCCACGGGCAGCGGCAAGACGACCACGCTCGCCTCCCTCGTGGACCACATCAACCGCACGTATCCCTACAACATCATCACCCTCGAAGACCCCATCGAGATTCTGCACCGCAACCGCCGGAGCCTCGTCGTGCAGCGCGAGATCGGCACCGACACCCGCGACTTCCGCACGGCCCTCAAGTACGCCCTGCGGCAGGACCCCGACGTGATCATGATCGGCGAGATGCGCGACAAGGAGACGGTGGAGGCGGCCCTCACCGCCGCGCAGACCGGGCACCTCGTCCTGAGCACCCTGCACACCCAGGACGCCGTGCGGTCGGTCAACCGCATCATCGACCTCTTTCCGCCCTACGAGCGCAACCAGATTCGCCTGCTGCTCGCTGAGTCCCTGGTCGGCATCGTCAGCCAGCGCCTCCTGAAGCGGGCCGACGGGCTGGGCCGCGTCCTCGGCACCGAGGTCCTGATCGCCACGCCCCTCGTGCGCGAGTCCATCAAGGACGAGGAGAAGACGGCGCTGATCAAGGACGCCATGATCGAGGACAACCTGCGCGGGATGCAGACCTTCGATCAGCACCTCGTCTTGCTCTACCGCCACCGCCTGATCACCATGCAAGACGCCCTGGACGCGGCCACCAGCCCCCACGAACTCAAGCTGATGGTGAATCAATCGGGCATGGCGTACTAG